In Lodderomyces elongisporus chromosome 1, complete sequence, the DNA window CAACTATATACCCTCGAATCAATCAATGACTGAGGGTAATGACGATCAAGGCGTCTGGGGAATGGCTATCATGGAAGCAGTGGAGAGAAATTTCACAAATCCCGACCTGCACTCCTGGTTGGAAATGGTGCAGGCAATCTTTAATACCATGAATGCCAGGTGGGATACAGCTCATTGCAATGGGGGTTTGAGATGGCAAATCTTTACATGGAATTCTGGGTACAACTACAAGAACTCCATTTCAAACGGTtgtcttttccatttaGCTGCAAGATTAGCGAGGTACACGGGAAACGGCACAGTTTACGTTGATGTTGCAGAAAAAGTTTGGCAATGGATGGATGATGTTGGGTTTTTGACCGAGGAAGATAACGGTGACTTTAGAGTGTATGACGGTGCCGAAGTCGACGACAATTGTACCGCTGTGACTAAACTTAGGTGGTCATACACGTATGGTGTTTTTATGGCTGGCTGTGCATATCTCTACAATTTTACCGGGGACGAGGTTTGGAAAACGCGTACAGAAGAGATTGTTGATGCATCATTGAGCTATTTTTTCACCTCAGACAAGATTATGCAGGAAACCACTTGTCAACCACACAATTTGTGCAACAATGATCAAAGATCATTCCGTTCGTTGTTTTCGCGTTGCTTGGGTTTAACaaagttgattattccagagtttaaagaaaagattgaaCCATATTTGGAAGCAAGTGCCCAAGCGGCTGCGCAGTCATGTTCGGGGGGTACTGACGGTATGACATGTGGTGAAGACTGGAGTACTTCTGGTTGGGATGGTGTATATGGGTTGCCAGAGCAAATCTCCGCACTTGAGGTGATAATGTCATTAGTTGTAAAAGAGCCACTTACTGTGGCAACCGGAGGATCAAACAGAAGTGATTTTAGTGCTGGTACTGATTCTCAGGATTCTGTAAACAAGAATGAGATTACTGTTACTGGTAAAGATAAGGCCGGTGCAGGAGTATTGACTGCTATAGTGTTGGCAATCTTGTTGGGTGGTTCCATATGGATGATTTTTTAATGACAAGCCAGGTGTATATTGTTActgatgttgctgatgatgttgttgtagttgttgttgttgaaggttttttttttttggttttactATTGTTTCAGTTATTGGTAATTCTGTTTGTATTTTAGTTGGTACTATCATTATTAgttttaaaattaaaaaggtACGGACTGGGAACAGACAAGCTTACTTTGATCTTTTATTATCTTATTTAGCAGTGCGTATGACTTATTTAGTTCCAAGGTATCGCTTCTTACTTTcaaatattgtttttattatatAAACGAATTttcatatatacatgtatatatatatatatatatatatatatatacgttTGCATCTGTATGTGTGTTGGTAGATTtatttgattatttttttcatccttTTTCTGACACACGCGCAAGCATAATTGCTGCTTGAACCCGCAATTTTGCAAAcctttcttttaaaaaaaaaataaaaaataaaaaaggttACTCTGTATGTATATCCTACAACAATAATCATCTTAAGGGTGTATATTAAAACGACAAAACTTTTCTAAAATGGTTTTATTTGAATCCATAAATAGATTAGCAAACCCAAATACTGGAGTTGGCCTTACAGGTAGCCGACGTAGACGGATTTTTGTTCCCCCTTCAACTCAAAGACCTCTTTTCATATATGGGGAAGGTGACGATCAGCGATCGTTTTTGTCATTAATAGAGACGGGTTCGGAATTTGGTTCTGATCAGGATGTTAGTGATGCTGCCAGTGTAAGTACTTCGAGATCATTACCGGAGTCACTAGGGAGTGTACAGACAACAGGTGACCAAGAGCTGTTTCAATCCTGGCTTGTGGAGGAGCATCATCGAAGATTGTCAGCTGCAGCATCTCCAGAAGAGGACAGTGATAATGGCTCGGATCTTTTCCAAGATCGTAGacatggtggtggtggtggtggtgctggtggtgctggtggtggaagaagaggaagaagaacaagaaggcGATCAAGCTCGATGTCTTCGAAAACCTCTTCGCATTTGGATTTTATGAAGTTAAAGACGAATCCCTCGCATGAAGCAAAAGTGCTATTACGACACGCTTCGCCATTGATCATCACGTTTATTCTAGAgcatttcttttcaatagTGTGCttaattgttgttggcaAATTAGGCACTAATGAGCTTGCCGCGGTGAGCTTGGCCACAATGACAACTACAATTACATTTGCCATTTTTGAAGGAACTGCTACTGCTTTGGACACATTGTGTCCGCAAGCTTATGGTGCAGGGAATTATGAGCTCATGAGTATATTTGTACAGAGAAGCTATTTGATTTCATTAACGCTTTATATACCATGTGGTTTATTCTGGTGGTTTAGTGCAAGTGTTTTGAAATATATTATTGATAACCCCGAAGTGGTGGAATTGACTTCAAAATTCTTGAGAATACTTATACTTGGAGCACCTGgctatattttttttgagaatGGAAAGAGGTTTTTACAAGCGCAGGGAATATTTGAGGCTAGCACAGGGATCATGTTTATTAGCGCACCGGTGAATATCTTGATGTCATGGTTCCTTGTTTGGAACGATACGTATGGGTTGGGCTATATCGGTGCGCCAATCTCATcagttttcaatttctggCTAATGTCATTGCTACTTGTTCTATATGTGAAGTTTATTGATGGTAAGAAATGTTGGTTCGGAATTGCTTCACCACGAGAGTTGATATCGCACTGGAGCCAAGTGATCCACTTGGCGTTACCTGGAATAATCATGATTGAGTCTGAATACTTGGCTTACGAAATTATGACTTTGTTTGCTTCGTATTTCGGTACTAAACCTTTGGCTGCGCAAAGTGCTGTATCAAGTATTGCGTCTTTAGCATATATGATTCCATTTGCTGTTAGTATTGCTACTTCAACCCGTGTTGCAAATTTTATTGGTGGGCAAAACTTGGCTGGTGCGCTCACGGCCACACGGATTGGATGGCTAGGTGGTGTTGCGGCTGCCAGTGTAAATGGATTGATCCTATTCACCTTTAGGTATCAGTTGGCTAAGGTGTTTACTGATGATCCTGACGTCATTGAGCTAATTGAAAAGCTTTTACATCCTTTAGTGGCgattttgcaaatttttGATGGTACCGCGTGTGTGTCCAGTGGGATTTTGAGAGCTCAAGGAGCTCAAAAATTGGGAGGTTTGATAAATTTTGTCGCTTACTACGCATTTGCATTGCCCTTGGCTTTGATCTTGAGCAAAA includes these proteins:
- the DFG5 gene encoding mannan endo-1 (CAZy:GH76), giving the protein MEFVFKIITALVLLLANCTSGIDIDINDEDSICNAAMKVQNGTWNYYEGTKYGGTVGMFASPNYWWNAGEAFGGLLDYYIFCDPENEQLESRIFDGMYHQAGENYNYIPSNQSMTEGNDDQGVWGMAIMEAVERNFTNPDSHSWLEMVQAIFNTMNARWDTAHCNGGLRWQIFTWNSGYNYKNSISNGCLFHLAARLARYTGNGTVYVDVAEKVWQWMDDVGFLTEEDNGDFRVYDGAEVDDNCTAVTKLRWSYTYGVFMAGCAYLYNFTGDEVWKTRTEEIVDASLSYFFTSDKIMQETTCQPHNLCNNDQRSFRSLFSRCLGLTKLIIPEFKEKIEPYLEASAQAAAQSCSGGTDGMTCGEDWSTSGWDGVYGLPEQISALEVIMSLVVKEPLTVATGGSNRSDFSAGTDSQDSVNKNEITVTGKDKAGAGVLTAIVLAILLGGSIWMIF